In Armatimonadota bacterium, the sequence CACTGCGTACGCGCGGTTGCCGGGATCCCTCGGTTCAGACGGAGCACGTGGAGGTGATGCGCATGGCACACGAGCTTTACCCCCAGCCCAGCCGCGAGCTGGCCGCCAGGCGCCGGGAGCTGGCGCCCCAGACGCTGGAGGCCTTCCGCCACTTCTCCCAGCAGGTGTTCGCGGACGGGGCGCTGCCGGCCAAGACCAAGCAGCTCATCGCCGTGGCCGTGGCCCACGTGACCCAGTGTCCGTACTGCATCCGCAGCCACACCCGGGCGGCGCGCCAGCACGGCGCCACGGCCGAAGAGATCATGGAGGCGGTCTGGGTGGCGGCCGAGATGCGGGCGGGGGCGGCCTACGCCCATTCGCTGCTGGCCTTGGACTCGCTGCATGAGCAGGACGTGTGACGGCTGCCCGAAGGCTCACGCGGTCGTACCGGGACATCGGCACGAGTCTGCGCCTCGCTTCGACTCCCGTCCCTCCACATCCCAGCCTCGGCCGGTCGGCCGGCGAGGAGAGGCGAGGCCATCCGCTCCGTGCCGGATTGCGAGCTGGACAGTCCTCCCGGTATTTTGGAAGTTGCCAATGGGCGGGCGGTTCGCAGTCGTGCTCGGAGCTGTGCTCCTTTTGGGTCCGCTTGTGGATCCCCACGCCCACGACCCGTACCACACCCACTGGTATCTCGCTGACGTCTCCCGGGTCCCCGGCCGCCATCTGTCAGTCGGGCACGTCGTGGGGCTCCGTGCTTCGCTTCGGCACCCCGCTGCGCACGCCACGGACGTGGTGTGGATCCGCGGAGCCGACCTTTTGAACCCCCTGGTGCTCCACGCCGCCGCGTTCCTGTCCGCGGTTGCCGTGAAGTTCCTCCTCTTCCGGCCCGAGCCGACTCTCCGAGCTCCGACCGAGTACGGCCTCGTACGGGCCCTTGCAGATCCGGAGCCGGAGGTTCCCCCTCCCCGCACCGGCTGACGCCAGAGTCGGCAGACTCACCCATGGATCCCGGCGTGGCGGCGCGCCGGAGGGGAGGGTTGGGATGGCCGGTAGGTCATTCGGAGTCCTTACTGCTGTTACCGTGGCGGTGGCGTGGGCGGCCGGATGCTCCCGCGTAGAGCCCCTTCGGGGCCAGCTGGTGGACCCGCCGCGCCCCCTGCCCGACCTGGTGGCGCTCGACCAACGCGGCCGGGTGTTCCGCCTGGCGGATCAGCGCGGCAAGGTCATTCTGTTGTTCTTCGGCTACACGACCTGTCCGGACGTCTGCCCCGCCACGCTCGGCCTGTGGAAGCGGGCCCGAGAACGCCTGGGCCAGGATGCTGAGCGCGTGCGCTTCGTGTTCGTCACCGTGGATCCGGAGCGCGACACAGCGGCCAAGGTGCAGGAATACCTGGAGCTCTTCAGTTCGGACTTCGTGGGCCTCGTGGGTTCCGAGGCTGAGCTGCGGGCGTTCTCCGAAGCGTTCGGGGCTGCCTACGAAAAGGTGCCGCAGCCGGACAGCGCGACGGGCTACCTGGTGGCGCATACCGCTTCGGTCCCTGTGGTGGACACCCGGGGAAGGTGGAGGCTGCGGTTCAACCCCCAGACGTCCATCGACGACTACGTGCACGACGTGCGGATCCTGGTGCGGGAAGGTGCCAAAGGCCGCGGGATCTGACCGGGCCACGGAGCCGTTTTACGGGAGGTGTGCGGAACATGCGCAAGCTCCTTACCCTCGCAACCGTGCTCGTTCTGGTGGTGGCCTCGGGTTGGCCTGCAGCAGGACGAGGTTCACTGGAGGTCAGGCGCCCGTGGGCTCGGCCCGGCAACCGGGGGGCCAACAGCGCCATCTACCTGGAAATCCACAACTCCGGCGGCCAGCCGGATCGGCTCGTGTCCGCCGCCACGGACGTGGCTCGCGCGGTGGAGCTGCATAACACCGTCATGGACCGGGGGATGCACCGCATGGTACGGGTCCAGTCGATTGCCGTGCCGGCCAATGGGGAGGTCGTCCTCCGCCCGGGCGGCTTTCACGTGATGCTCATCGGGCTCACACGCCGGCTGCACGTCGGAGATCGTTTTTCGCTGACCCTGCGCTTCCAGCGTACCGGCCGACTGACCGTCAGCGTGGAGGTGCGCGAGCAAGCCGGGGGAGGTCGAACGCACTGACGAGCCGAGCACCGTCTTGCGGGCAGAAGACCGGTTCCCCATGATTCTTCGATCCGATCGGCCCGGAACCGTCACCGTCGGGGTGACGGCCCGGGAGCGTCCGGCGGGGGCACGCGGGGCATGAAGTCGCGTACCTGCCGCCCCATCTGGCCCGTGGCGCTGCTGTCCGTGGCGGGCCTCGTGGTGAGCGGCTACCTGTGGTATGGGACCGGCGGGGCGGAACTTCGGCTTTGCCCCGCCGGGAGTGGCTGCCAAGTGGTGCAGGGCAGCCGGTACGCGTACCTCCTGGGCGTGCCGCTCCCCGTGTACGGGCTCGCGTACTACGGCACGCTTCTGGTCGCTTCATGCTGGAGCGTCGGGGCCGTGCGCCCGTGGCGGGTGGTGCTGTCCGTCTCTGCAGCGGGCTCTGCCGCATTCCTCGTCTTTTTGGGTGTCCAACGCTTCGTGCTGCACGCGTTCTGCTCTCTGTGTGTAGCCTCTGCCTTGATTTCCTTCGTTCTGCTCGGTCTGAGTTGGGCCTACGCCCGTACGCCGGTGCGCTGGCCTACGCTGGCGGTGCCCGCGCTGGCGGCGCTGATTTTCGTGGTGGGGGGCTACGCGGTCTCAGAGCGAAAGGTGGCGGCCAGCGCGTACGCGGAGGGACTCGCCAAGCACCTCGCCGCCTCCGGTGCGAAGTTCTACGGGGCGTACTGGTGTCCCCACTGTACGGAGCAGAAGCGGATGTTCGGGGACGCAGCCCGCTACCTCCCGTATGTGGAGTGCGACGGTCGCGCCCCAGAGGGAAGGCCTGAAGAGTGCAGGCAGGCCGGGGTACAGGCATTCCCCACGTGGGTGATCGGCGGGCAAGCGTACGAAGGCACGATTCCCTTAGAAGAACTCGCGAGGCTGTCAGGGTATCGGTTGCCGTGAGCAGACGCCGTCACGGGGGCGCCGTACGTGTCGGAAGACGCGTGACGCAAAGCGACGAGGTTATGGGCTACAGGCTTCTCAGGAACCGCGTCTTCTTGGTGTGCGTCGGTGTGCTCGTCCTTGCGACCATAGCCCTGACCTCTTACCGGGCGGTGAGGCCCTCGAAGTTCCCCCAACGCAATCCCATTCCTTCGACGACGCAGTCGGTTGAGGTGGGGCATCGCCTGTACCGCGCTTACTGTGCGGTCTGTCACGGCCCCGAAGGCTACGGAGACGGTCCGGCGGCGGCCAGCTTGGTGCCCAGACCCTCAGACCTGCGCCGCGCGGCCGACATGGATGATTCGGTTCTGTTCGCCCGGATCACCGAGGGCCTGCCGGGCACCGCCATGCCTGCGTTCCGCGATGTCCTGACCGAGGAGGAGCGCTGGCACGTGGTGAACTTCCTACGAACCTTGGGAAGCCTGCCGTGAGACCTCCGCGGGCCAGATAGCAGACCCAGCGGCCCCCGAGGATGTCCGCGGCCTTGGCGTGACGCCGTCTGGGTGGGACCGTGGAGTTGCATCAACTGGAAGCATTCGTGGCGGTTGCCACCTTTCGGAGCTTCCACCGCGCGGCGGAGGCGCTGTTCCTCTCCCAGCCCGCCGTGACCGCCCGGATCCAGTCCCTGGAGCGTGCCCTCGGCAAGCGGCTGTTCGAGCGCGACGGACGCACCGTGCGGCTCACGGACGCGGGAGAAGCCTTGCTGCCGTACGCGGAGCGGATCATCCAAGCCGTCGTGGAAGGCCAGCACGCGGTGCAGGAGACTTCCGGTCCGTCCGCGGGGCCCTTGACGTTGGCGGCCGTGCCCTCCCTGTGCACCTACTTGCTGCCCGAGGCTCTCAAGCAGTTCCGGCAAGAGTGCGAGGACTGCAAGGTGCTGATTCGCACCGGCCATTCCCGGGACATCTTGGAGATGGTGCTCAGCGAGGAGGCCGAGATCGGGTTGGCGCGCTCCTTGAACCATCCCCAGGTGGAGACCAGCCACTTGGCCCGCGACCCGTTCGTGCTGGTGGTCTACCCTCGCCACCCTGCCGCGAAGGCGGGCCGGGTGACTTTGCCCGAGGTGGCCGGTGAGCCTCTCATCTTCTACGACAGAGGGTCCAGCGACTGGACGCTGCTCAACGCCGCCTTCCGCCGGCAGGGCTTGATCCCCAACGTGGTCCTCGAGTTGGACACCATCGAGGCAACCAAGAAGATGGTCGAGCGAGGTGTCGGTATCTCCTTGCTGCCGAAGATCGCGGTTCGCCGGGAAGTGGCGGAGGGGAGTCTGGTCCCGGTACGTCTGCTCGGGGCGGGGATGCCCCAGCGGTTCGTGGACCTCATCTACCTCCGCGGACGCGGGCTCAACGAGTGGGCCAAGCGGTTCGTGCACACACTGCGAGCGACATTGCGCGGACACCAAGGTGTGGTCGGCCGGAAAGATCGGTCGGCCCGCTAGACTCCGACGGGCGATGCCTGCTGTTTCGCAGGGCGCGGAGTCGGACGCCCGGTGTATGGTGGTGCCTACCCTGAATGTCGGTCGCCTGCAGCCAAAACGCCGGCAGTCGTGGTCCTCTAATAAGGAACGTGAATCGGTGTTGCGTTGACACGCACCCGGCTCGCTGGTACAAGTAAACGCACACCGAAAGGCTCGGTCGCACGGAAAGGGGGCTCTGACCACGGGCCGTCCTACCGTGTCCGACACCGGACCGCCAGGTCCGGGACAGCGCCCCGCCACCCGATCGGGGCTCTTCGGGTGTGCGTCTTTCAGCTGAACTCAAGCGAGGAAGGGAAGCAGTAGGCGCCAGCAGCTCTCGCAGAGAACCGGAGCCGGTGCGATCCGGTAGAGCGAAGCGCTGAACCTCGTCCCCGAGCTTGCCGGGCGAAAGGTCGAGTAGTCCGGCACGCGGCCAGCGTAAACGCCCAACGAGGTCCAAGTTCTCCTGGGGCTTGGAACTAAGGTGGTACCGCGGGAGCCAACCCGTCCTTAGGTTGGCTCCCGTTGTTTTCCGGAGCTTGCCAAACGAAGGGAGGGTGACGATGCGGACCAGCACGGTGGAGGCGCGCGAGGCCACCCGCACCGTTTCAGGGGCCCGGGCGGTGGTGCGGGTGCTTGAGGAAGCCGGGGCGGAGTGGATCTTCGGACATCCCGGTGGCGCGTCCCTCCCCCTGTACGACGCTCTGTACGACGCGCCCAAGCTCCGCCACGTCTTGTGTCGGCACGAGCAGGTCGCTGCGCACGCGGCCACCGGCTACGCGCGGGCTTCCGGCCGGTTCGGGGTGTGCACCGCCACTTCAGGCCCCGGCGCTACCAACCTGGTGACGGGCCTGGCCGACGCCATGATGGATTCCGCGGCGGTGCTGGCTATCACGGGCCAGGTGGTCCGCGCCAACATCGGCACCGACGCCTTTCAGGAGGCGGACGTCACTTCCATCACCACCCCCATCACGAAGCACAACGCGTTGGTGATCGAGCCCCACGGCCTCGTGCGGACCCTGCGAGAAGCCATCTACCTGTGTCAGTCCGGTCGTCCCGGACCGGTCTTGGTGGACGTGCCCCGGGACGTCTTCCAGACCCAGATCCCCGCGGACCTGCTCGACGAACCCTTCGAGCCGCGGAGGCGTCCGGTCACGAAGGGGAACGCCACTCGGATCGCCCAGGCTGCCGACGCCATCTCCCGAAGTCGGAGGCCGGTCCTGTACGTAGGCGGCGGTGCCCAGGACGCCAGCGTCCCACTTGGGCGGCTGGCCCGGCGCTGCCGCATCCCCGTCATGGTCACCCTCATGGGGAAAGGCGCTTTCGACGAAACCGATCCCCTGTGCCTGGGCATGCTGGGGATGCACGGGACCGCATACGCCAACTACGCCATCAACGCCGCGGACTTGGTGATCGCGGTGGGCGCGCGCTTCGACGACCGTGTGACGGGTCGGCTGAAGGACTTCTGCCCCCACGCGCGGTTCATCCACATCGATATCGACCCGTCCGAGATCGGCAAGAACAAACCCGCGCACGTGCCGATCGTGGGCGATGCCCGGGAGGTCTTGGAGGCCCTGGAACCCCTTGCCCGGCCCCCCGAAACCGAGGCCTGGTGGAGACAGATCGAGGAGTGGCGGACGCGTCACCCCCTCCGGTGGAAGCCCGGACCCCTGCTGAAGCCCCAGGAGGCCATCGAGGCCATCTACCGGGTGACCCGAGGGGAGGCGGTGGTGGTCACGGACGTGGGTCAGCATCAGATGTGGGCGGCCCAGTACTACAAGTGCCGAAGGCCGCGCACCTTCATCTCCTCCGCCGGGCTGGGCGCCATGGGGTTCGGGTTTCCTGCCGCCATGGGAGCTCAGTTCGCCCGCCCCGACACCCTCGTGGTGGCCATCGTGGGCGACGGGGGATTTCAGATGACCCTGCAGGACCTCATCACCGCAGTGGAGTGGAAGCTGCCCTTGAAGGTCTACGTGGTCAACAACACTTCTTTGGGGATGGTGCGGCAGTGGCAGGAGCTGTTCTACCAGGAGCGCTACTGCGCGGTGCACCTGCGCAACCCAGATTTCGCCCGGGTCGCGGAGGCGTTCGGGGCGGTAGGGATCCGGGTGGAGCGGTCGGATGAGCTGGAGCCGGCCCTCCTGCGGTCCCTGGAGGTCACGGACCGGCCCGTGGTGGTGGACCTAGTCGTGGACCCGGAGGA encodes:
- a CDS encoding vitamin K epoxide reductase family protein; the encoded protein is MKSRTCRPIWPVALLSVAGLVVSGYLWYGTGGAELRLCPAGSGCQVVQGSRYAYLLGVPLPVYGLAYYGTLLVASCWSVGAVRPWRVVLSVSAAGSAAFLVFLGVQRFVLHAFCSLCVASALISFVLLGLSWAYARTPVRWPTLAVPALAALIFVVGGYAVSERKVAASAYAEGLAKHLAASGAKFYGAYWCPHCTEQKRMFGDAARYLPYVECDGRAPEGRPEECRQAGVQAFPTWVIGGQAYEGTIPLEELARLSGYRLP
- a CDS encoding copper chaperone PCu(A)C, which gives rise to MRKLLTLATVLVLVVASGWPAAGRGSLEVRRPWARPGNRGANSAIYLEIHNSGGQPDRLVSAATDVARAVELHNTVMDRGMHRMVRVQSIAVPANGEVVLRPGGFHVMLIGLTRRLHVGDRFSLTLRFQRTGRLTVSVEVREQAGGGRTH
- the ilvB gene encoding biosynthetic-type acetolactate synthase large subunit encodes the protein MRTSTVEAREATRTVSGARAVVRVLEEAGAEWIFGHPGGASLPLYDALYDAPKLRHVLCRHEQVAAHAATGYARASGRFGVCTATSGPGATNLVTGLADAMMDSAAVLAITGQVVRANIGTDAFQEADVTSITTPITKHNALVIEPHGLVRTLREAIYLCQSGRPGPVLVDVPRDVFQTQIPADLLDEPFEPRRRPVTKGNATRIAQAADAISRSRRPVLYVGGGAQDASVPLGRLARRCRIPVMVTLMGKGAFDETDPLCLGMLGMHGTAYANYAINAADLVIAVGARFDDRVTGRLKDFCPHARFIHIDIDPSEIGKNKPAHVPIVGDAREVLEALEPLARPPETEAWWRQIEEWRTRHPLRWKPGPLLKPQEAIEAIYRVTRGEAVVVTDVGQHQMWAAQYYKCRRPRTFISSAGLGAMGFGFPAAMGAQFARPDTLVVAIVGDGGFQMTLQDLITAVEWKLPLKVYVVNNTSLGMVRQWQELFYQERYCAVHLRNPDFARVAEAFGAVGIRVERSDELEPALLRSLEVTDRPVVVDLVVDPEENCYPMIPSGQSVKEMILGD
- a CDS encoding SCO family protein, with translation MAGRSFGVLTAVTVAVAWAAGCSRVEPLRGQLVDPPRPLPDLVALDQRGRVFRLADQRGKVILLFFGYTTCPDVCPATLGLWKRARERLGQDAERVRFVFVTVDPERDTAAKVQEYLELFSSDFVGLVGSEAELRAFSEAFGAAYEKVPQPDSATGYLVAHTASVPVVDTRGRWRLRFNPQTSIDDYVHDVRILVREGAKGRGI
- a CDS encoding LysR family transcriptional regulator, with the protein product MELHQLEAFVAVATFRSFHRAAEALFLSQPAVTARIQSLERALGKRLFERDGRTVRLTDAGEALLPYAERIIQAVVEGQHAVQETSGPSAGPLTLAAVPSLCTYLLPEALKQFRQECEDCKVLIRTGHSRDILEMVLSEEAEIGLARSLNHPQVETSHLARDPFVLVVYPRHPAAKAGRVTLPEVAGEPLIFYDRGSSDWTLLNAAFRRQGLIPNVVLELDTIEATKKMVERGVGISLLPKIAVRREVAEGSLVPVRLLGAGMPQRFVDLIYLRGRGLNEWAKRFVHTLRATLRGHQGVVGRKDRSAR
- a CDS encoding carboxymuconolactone decarboxylase family protein → MAHELYPQPSRELAARRRELAPQTLEAFRHFSQQVFADGALPAKTKQLIAVAVAHVTQCPYCIRSHTRAARQHGATAEEIMEAVWVAAEMRAGAAYAHSLLALDSLHEQDV
- a CDS encoding cytochrome c, which translates into the protein MGYRLLRNRVFLVCVGVLVLATIALTSYRAVRPSKFPQRNPIPSTTQSVEVGHRLYRAYCAVCHGPEGYGDGPAAASLVPRPSDLRRAADMDDSVLFARITEGLPGTAMPAFRDVLTEEERWHVVNFLRTLGSLP